One part of the Nostoc sp. PCC 7120 = FACHB-418 genome encodes these proteins:
- a CDS encoding DUF928 domain-containing protein, with the protein MKKVFRFSTTTLICAIALGICNLPGMEQIGQAQTLTSTTKINYVPPTAQDKPGEPRGRRRGGGSRGPCKQYETLTALVPINSTGTKESVWGQSTDQNPTFWFFVPDKLTPKVPIEFVIQDEADNYVYQTKFNPSETQPGIISLTAKPQTPLVAGKSYHWTFSIYCDPEKPSASVYVRGSITQVALNPTLQKQLELAKTPLERATFFAKNGIWYNALTTLGEQIQNTKTIDSQITSAWTHLLKQVNLHNSASAEIVR; encoded by the coding sequence ATGAAAAAGGTATTTCGGTTTTCAACTACCACTCTTATCTGTGCGATCGCTTTAGGTATATGTAATTTACCTGGAATGGAGCAAATTGGGCAGGCACAAACCCTCACATCAACCACCAAAATTAATTATGTTCCTCCCACAGCCCAAGACAAACCAGGAGAACCTAGAGGACGGCGCAGAGGTGGCGGAAGTCGCGGCCCCTGTAAGCAGTATGAAACCCTCACAGCTTTAGTACCCATCAATAGTACAGGAACAAAAGAATCAGTTTGGGGACAATCCACAGATCAAAACCCAACATTTTGGTTTTTTGTACCTGACAAACTCACTCCCAAGGTTCCTATTGAGTTTGTTATCCAAGACGAAGCAGATAATTACGTTTATCAGACCAAATTTAATCCCTCAGAAACACAACCAGGAATTATCAGCTTAACGGCCAAGCCGCAAACACCCCTCGTTGCTGGTAAATCTTATCATTGGACTTTTTCTATTTATTGCGACCCAGAAAAACCCTCAGCTTCCGTCTACGTTCGCGGCTCCATCACACAAGTTGCTTTAAACCCAACACTACAAAAGCAACTGGAATTAGCCAAAACTCCTCTAGAACGAGCAACCTTTTTTGCTAAAAATGGGATCTGGTACAATGCTTTGACAACCTTAGGAGAACAAATCCAAAACACCAAAACGATAGATTCACAAATCACATCCGCTTGGACTCACTTACTGAAACAAGTTAACCTGCATAACTCTGCTTCTGCTGAGATTGTTCGCTGA
- a CDS encoding iron ABC transporter substrate-binding protein, with the protein MVSHQVRQISSAITAIVLGLGLGIAVAATPKTLTVYSGRDEEIMRPLIERAKKDLGLNIEVRYGDSTELAIALIEEGKNSRADVFYAQDAGSLGAIGREGKAVKLPSQLLNKVDSRFRSPAGEWVGISGRARVIDYNTKLVKANELPKSVMQLSDRKWRGKVGWAPTNGSFLSFVTAMRLMEGDQKTLAWLKAMKANGAKAYPKNSAIVEALGRGEIALGLVNNYYLYRFTKKDPKFPVAIHHTKGDAGSLINVAGLAVLKTTDQQSDAEKFVAYMLKPETQKFITENFYEYPLVTGIPVAQKQLPLKQLQPPKLDLGKLSDLKGTMSLIQEAGLI; encoded by the coding sequence ATGGTTTCACATCAAGTGCGGCAAATCTCTAGTGCTATTACTGCTATAGTTTTAGGCTTAGGGTTGGGAATTGCGGTAGCAGCTACTCCAAAAACACTGACAGTTTATTCAGGAAGGGACGAAGAAATTATGCGTCCCTTGATAGAGAGAGCAAAAAAAGATTTGGGGCTAAACATTGAAGTACGCTACGGTGATTCTACAGAATTAGCGATCGCACTCATTGAAGAAGGTAAAAATAGCCGCGCTGACGTTTTTTACGCTCAGGATGCTGGTTCTTTAGGCGCTATAGGCAGAGAAGGAAAGGCTGTAAAACTTCCTAGCCAACTACTCAACAAAGTTGACTCGCGCTTTCGTTCCCCTGCTGGAGAATGGGTAGGCATTTCCGGTAGAGCGCGGGTGATAGACTACAATACCAAACTTGTCAAAGCCAACGAACTCCCCAAAAGTGTAATGCAATTGAGCGATCGCAAATGGCGCGGTAAAGTTGGCTGGGCCCCTACCAACGGCTCTTTTCTCTCCTTTGTCACAGCGATGCGATTGATGGAGGGTGATCAAAAAACCCTAGCCTGGTTAAAAGCCATGAAAGCCAACGGTGCTAAAGCCTATCCCAAAAATAGCGCGATCGTGGAAGCTCTAGGAAGGGGAGAAATTGCTTTGGGATTAGTAAATAATTATTATCTGTATCGGTTTACTAAAAAAGATCCTAAATTTCCAGTTGCTATCCACCATACCAAAGGCGATGCAGGCTCTTTAATTAACGTTGCAGGTTTAGCAGTCCTGAAAACAACCGACCAACAAAGTGATGCAGAAAAGTTTGTGGCTTATATGCTCAAACCAGAAACCCAAAAGTTCATCACCGAAAATTTTTACGAATATCCCCTAGTAACGGGTATTCCAGTAGCACAAAAGCAACTTCCCCTCAAACAATTGCAACCCCCCAAACTTGATTTAGGTAAACTATCGGATCTCAAAGGAACCATGTCTTTAATTCAAGAAGCAGGGTTGATTTAA
- a CDS encoding S8 family serine peptidase produces MVHVRYGGQNGEQYELAISENHIVVRTESRSSLISDRPFEAAPVSSQARNILNQFELSTRFSQAGVEVLHVKEPSQDGALRDTAREILNQEPEVQFAGRVLIDPVSQQPIVYTENLFVKFGHEEDVSFCQEILGRYGLTIKRQLEYARNAYFVSAPPNTGLAIFDIAERLLNEESVELCHPELVREFRQRQAFSQQWHLKETTIGGKTIKAHANVEAAWKLSDGTGTIIAIIDDGVDVDHEEFRSSGKIVAPRDVTRKTNFPTPGNRDNHGTACAGVACGNGNFGASGVAPGAKLMPIRFVSALGSQDEADSFVWAAQNGADVISCSWGPPDGTWWDDKDPLHKQKVPLPDSTRLAMDYAINKGRNGKGCVILFAAGNGNESVDNDGYASYEKVIAVAACNDFGTRSAYSDFGQAVWCAFPSNNGNPSQTPGIWTADRSGVVGYNSGSTNLGDQAGNYTNSFGGTSSACPGAAGVAALILSRNPNLRWDEVRDIIKRSCDRIDPVGGNYNAEGRSPFYGYGRINALKAVELALPAQPEPVSIFTAVQDVPINDLQTSQLSLAIANTNPIKSIKVTVDIEHTYIGDLIVSLNPPGECGVLPIILHDRKGGGADDIKQTYDEVSTPGLTALKGKIPQGTWTLEVADKAQADTGKIRSLTIELGF; encoded by the coding sequence ATGGTTCATGTCCGCTATGGTGGTCAGAACGGTGAACAGTACGAACTAGCAATTAGTGAAAATCATATTGTAGTGCGGACTGAAAGCCGCAGCTCGCTAATTAGCGATCGCCCCTTTGAAGCCGCCCCTGTTTCCTCCCAAGCCCGTAATATCCTCAATCAGTTCGAGTTATCCACTCGTTTCAGCCAAGCGGGTGTAGAAGTTCTCCATGTGAAAGAACCGAGCCAGGATGGTGCTTTGCGCGATACAGCCAGGGAAATTCTCAATCAAGAACCGGAAGTGCAATTTGCTGGACGTGTGTTAATTGATCCAGTCAGTCAACAACCCATAGTTTACACAGAAAACCTTTTCGTGAAGTTTGGCCACGAAGAAGACGTTAGTTTCTGCCAAGAAATTTTGGGACGCTACGGCTTAACAATTAAACGTCAACTAGAATACGCCCGTAATGCCTACTTTGTCAGCGCACCCCCCAATACTGGTTTAGCCATCTTTGATATTGCCGAAAGGTTGCTCAACGAGGAATCGGTGGAATTGTGTCATCCTGAATTGGTGCGGGAATTTAGGCAACGTCAGGCATTTTCCCAACAATGGCACCTTAAGGAAACCACAATTGGGGGTAAGACTATCAAGGCTCATGCCAATGTTGAGGCGGCATGGAAGTTGAGCGATGGTACGGGAACGATTATTGCCATTATTGACGATGGTGTGGATGTTGACCATGAAGAATTCCGTTCTTCTGGTAAGATTGTTGCCCCTAGAGATGTCACACGCAAAACTAACTTTCCCACCCCAGGAAACCGAGATAATCACGGTACTGCTTGTGCAGGTGTCGCTTGTGGTAATGGCAACTTTGGGGCTTCTGGTGTAGCGCCTGGGGCTAAGTTAATGCCCATTCGTTTCGTTTCCGCCCTGGGTTCCCAAGATGAAGCCGACTCTTTTGTCTGGGCTGCTCAAAATGGTGCGGATGTAATTTCCTGTAGTTGGGGGCCACCAGATGGTACATGGTGGGATGATAAAGACCCCCTACACAAGCAGAAAGTACCTCTACCCGATTCCACAAGACTAGCAATGGACTATGCCATCAATAAGGGGCGTAATGGCAAAGGATGTGTGATTTTATTCGCTGCGGGTAATGGTAACGAAAGCGTAGATAATGACGGCTACGCCAGCTATGAAAAGGTAATAGCTGTCGCGGCTTGTAACGACTTTGGTACTAGAAGCGCTTATAGTGATTTTGGTCAAGCCGTCTGGTGTGCCTTCCCTAGTAACAACGGTAACCCTTCCCAAACCCCTGGTATTTGGACTGCCGATCGCTCTGGTGTAGTTGGCTATAATTCTGGTAGTACCAATCTCGGTGATCAAGCAGGTAATTATACAAATAGTTTCGGTGGTACTTCTAGCGCCTGTCCGGGTGCGGCTGGTGTCGCTGCCTTGATTCTCTCCCGCAATCCAAATCTGCGTTGGGATGAGGTCAGAGATATTATTAAACGTTCATGCGATCGCATTGATCCAGTCGGTGGTAACTATAACGCTGAAGGCCGTAGCCCATTCTACGGTTATGGTCGGATCAATGCCCTCAAAGCGGTAGAATTGGCACTACCAGCACAACCTGAGCCAGTCAGCATTTTTACAGCCGTCCAGGATGTCCCCATTAATGATTTGCAGACATCTCAACTCAGTTTAGCGATCGCCAACACCAACCCCATCAAATCTATCAAAGTTACAGTAGACATCGAGCATACTTACATTGGTGACTTAATAGTTAGCCTCAACCCCCCTGGAGAATGTGGTGTATTACCGATCATCCTCCACGACCGCAAAGGTGGAGGCGCAGATGATATCAAACAAACTTACGATGAGGTGAGTACACCAGGACTGACTGCTTTGAAGGGTAAAATTCCTCAAGGAACCTGGACTCTAGAAGTAGCAGATAAAGCACAGGCGGATACAGGGAAGATTCGCAGCTTGACTATTGAACTTGGGTTTTAG